One window of the Colius striatus isolate bColStr4 chromosome 19, bColStr4.1.hap1, whole genome shotgun sequence genome contains the following:
- the TMEM250 gene encoding transmembrane protein 250 — protein sequence MPVIPIPRRVRSFHGPHTTCLHSACGPVRTTHLVRTKYNNFDIYLKSRWMYGFIRFLLYFSCSLFTSILWVALSILFCLQYLGIRIFLRFQYKLSIILLLLGRRRVDFSLMNELLIYGIHVTMLLVGGLGWCFMVFVDM from the coding sequence ATGCCTGTAATCCCCATTCCCCGCCGGGTCCGTTCGTTCCACGGCCCCCACACGACCTGCCTGCACTCGGCCTGTGGCCCGGTGAGGACCACTCACTTGGTGAGGACCAAGTACAACAACTTTGACATCTATCTCAAATCCCGATGGATGTATGGATTCATCCGATTCCTGCTGTACTTCAGCTGCAGCCTCTTTACCTCCATCCTCTGGGTGGCACTCTCTATCTTGTTTTGCCTTCAGTACCTCGGCATCCGGATCTTTCTGCGTTTCCAGTACAAACTCTCCATCATCCTCCTCTTACTGGGGCGAAGGCGGGTAGACTTCAGCCTCATGAATGAACTGCTCATCTATGGGATTCATGTGACCATGCTGCTCGTGGGGGGGCTGGGATGGTGTTTCATGGTGTTTGTGGATATGTAA